One part of the Parabacteroides sp. FAFU027 genome encodes these proteins:
- a CDS encoding T9SS type A sorting domain-containing protein, which translates to MKTLILYSACGLLRLVNVIMKSVSKHFSFRLVSVLILSVGSTIFQSAVAQEVVKSVRLQVASGSYVDELYIGFFTNASDGYDAYDSEKMDNGPSYPEIWTYADGVHIVINGFAPYTGYKQVPVGFQAGQTGSFSIKATEILNFDPGTTVILTDNKTGTSQDLTVNPIYNFTSNTETSDRFTLTISTKASTTTTTSALTGTSTSTVDPTSSGTTTSDSNSTILNSTQTSNTITGYTILTTDASFPAEISTDGSAITLTFKDSKFIGMNATLYTMYGKNITSTKITDLVARIGSNLKKGIYIVEIKSKNQKWTQKVSL; encoded by the coding sequence ATGAAAACCCTAATCTTGTATTCAGCGTGCGGACTATTGCGTTTAGTCAATGTTATTATGAAAAGCGTATCGAAGCATTTCTCTTTTAGATTGGTTTCAGTATTAATATTATCAGTTGGCAGTACGATATTTCAAAGTGCCGTTGCCCAGGAAGTCGTAAAATCGGTTCGTTTACAAGTAGCTTCCGGAAGTTATGTCGATGAACTCTATATCGGTTTTTTCACTAACGCCAGTGACGGATATGACGCATATGATTCCGAGAAAATGGACAATGGACCATCTTATCCTGAAATCTGGACTTACGCAGATGGAGTGCATATTGTAATAAATGGCTTTGCACCCTACACAGGATACAAACAGGTGCCAGTTGGATTCCAGGCCGGACAAACAGGTTCATTTAGTATTAAAGCTACAGAAATACTGAACTTTGATCCGGGAACAACAGTTATTCTGACCGATAACAAAACCGGAACATCTCAGGACTTAACCGTCAATCCGATTTATAATTTTACCTCAAATACAGAAACGTCTGATCGGTTTACATTGACAATATCCACAAAAGCAAGTACAACCACAACAACCTCTGCACTAACCGGAACCTCAACTTCAACAGTAGATCCTACATCTTCAGGCACAACTACTAGTGACTCTAACTCTACAATCCTTAATAGCACACAGACTTCCAACACAATAACCGGCTATACCATTTTAACAACCGATGCTTCTTTTCCTGCTGAAATATCAACCGATGGAAGCGCTATAACCTTAACCTTCAAAGACTCAAAATTCATTGGAATGAACGCTACTTTGTACACGATGTATGGAAAAAACATTACCAGTACGAAGATAACTGATTTGGTTGCCCGGATTGGTAGTAACCTGAAGAAAGGAATCTACATTGTAGAGATTAAATCCAAGAATCAAAAATGGACTCAAAAAGTGTCATTATAA
- a CDS encoding thioredoxin family protein, whose product MRKLSILSGLALGLVIGTSIPAAKAQSNESKTVNLVGTTWRMVQNLTGSTPSGRTLYFNKNLTFEGRNSNGTNFNSGKYRVFDNNTFVTIHDGLRTANLYTFTIQNDTLHFWGNFLQSNISNSEHQMTYMPIDEIWVRANDITEENNGIKFSNDSLLSTALDKSAKAGKLIFMDCYTKWCGPCRYLASRIFPLKEVGDFYNQNFINLSFDMESPEGRLIAKKYGVRAYPTLLFLNAKGEVEHMSIGCGGAEHLLSLGKTAMDSNNNLKALQQKISKGDRSAETLTNYLSANSYASDKKSLLAEYFNNKTPEQRLTEGSWRLYRWFVDDVDNPQFKFFVKHRGEYEKKFGKKEVTDKIMSLLDANMQDSVKYISLRKVDPKLFAKHKTFAEFRMAYYKARSQKNDLNSWNKLLQKTKLYLAQDSISPYDYNDISWYVYENYKTFNDKNALQQAKAWSFKSYQLKPEEIQINDTYAHILFELGFIQEAIKLEEFALKRGQEEKSDSVNFFADELAKFKKALN is encoded by the coding sequence ATGAGAAAATTATCAATTCTTTCCGGATTAGCTTTGGGGCTGGTTATAGGGACATCCATTCCGGCAGCCAAGGCACAAAGTAATGAGTCGAAAACCGTAAATCTGGTCGGTACCACCTGGCGGATGGTGCAAAATCTCACTGGCAGTACCCCCTCCGGTCGAACGCTCTATTTCAATAAAAATCTGACCTTTGAAGGCCGGAATAGCAATGGCACCAACTTCAATAGCGGGAAATACAGGGTCTTTGACAATAACACCTTCGTGACCATTCATGACGGACTTAGGACAGCCAATCTTTACACCTTTACCATTCAGAATGATACGCTCCACTTCTGGGGGAATTTTCTGCAATCCAATATTTCCAATTCAGAGCATCAGATGACCTATATGCCTATTGATGAAATTTGGGTAAGAGCCAATGATATTACGGAAGAGAATAACGGAATAAAATTCAGCAATGACTCTCTGCTATCGACAGCATTAGATAAATCGGCCAAAGCAGGCAAGCTGATCTTCATGGATTGCTATACCAAATGGTGTGGCCCCTGCCGTTATCTGGCTTCCCGCATTTTCCCACTGAAAGAGGTGGGAGATTTTTACAATCAAAACTTCATCAACCTCTCCTTCGATATGGAGTCACCCGAAGGCAGGCTTATCGCTAAAAAGTACGGCGTCAGGGCTTATCCCACATTGCTGTTTCTCAATGCCAAAGGCGAAGTGGAACACATGTCCATCGGATGTGGTGGGGCTGAGCATCTGCTCTCATTGGGGAAAACAGCCATGGATAGCAACAATAATCTGAAAGCTTTGCAACAGAAAATCAGCAAAGGCGATCGTTCAGCAGAGACGTTGACCAACTACTTATCGGCCAATAGTTATGCTTCCGACAAGAAATCGCTTTTGGCAGAGTATTTTAATAACAAGACCCCGGAACAACGTTTGACTGAAGGTTCGTGGCGGTTGTATCGTTGGTTTGTGGATGATGTGGACAATCCGCAGTTTAAGTTCTTTGTCAAACATCGCGGTGAATACGAAAAGAAGTTCGGCAAGAAGGAGGTGACTGATAAAATCATGAGCTTACTCGATGCCAACATGCAGGATAGTGTGAAATACATTTCCCTGCGTAAAGTGGATCCGAAACTTTTCGCGAAGCATAAAACGTTTGCCGAATTCCGGATGGCGTATTACAAAGCCCGGTCTCAAAAGAATGACCTGAATAGCTGGAATAAGCTTTTGCAAAAGACGAAACTCTATCTGGCTCAGGATAGCATTTCCCCTTATGACTATAACGATATCAGCTGGTATGTGTACGAAAACTACAAGACCTTCAACGATAAAAATGCGTTACAGCAAGCCAAAGCATGGTCATTCAAGTCCTACCAGTTGAAACCGGAAGAGATACAGATCAACGATACTTATGCCCATATCCTGTTTGAACTCGGTTTCATTCAGGAGGCAATCAAGTTAGAAGAGTTTGCCCTGAAGCGCGGACAGGAAGAAAAAAGCGATTCGGTGAATTTCTTTGCCGATGAACTTGCGAAGTTTAAAAAAGCGTTGAATTAA
- a CDS encoding RICIN domain-containing protein, with protein sequence MKNLRKTLSCKRTKKQMLVILTSVMLLMAPVMGQAQTDLSANKPLPASKYHLPYFGKAKVLPGSLSDGIRFRIDDGAFTAEVLSAREGVITVLNRNEKEGAVVELKHTDGETSQYAHLGAIALSLHLGDTVKAGGLIGFQGKLNSDDPSNQLHFTIRDKNNRCDTMQLRIIRKISSVKEPAKSSENYSIVAFPSGKCIDIPNGSGLNGRELILYARNEGPNQHWSLKKEGDYYKIISEHNRKAITVVLGESSKKAMIVQEDIKETDAQLWTVKEFGYFRAFISKVNGQALIPATGDTLMQLKQADDHTAGVWTMKPAENIFAINKETLTPTEMKADLDELIKTLANNHPDMYAYTTKEKFNQEVAKVRQSISQPLPYREFFSRMIRLNKLFDGHTNINPIVNSRQTMSYAKSGGLFFPHQVRIENGKLFLSFSRNDSSKIEILSINQVPAGQILSQLGQTTNYEKQKMNDWNVQSNFGLILHGILNIQGPWFEYETRWNQSGMKANTTEQGITAQNLLSGNSRYYDRNEKFQYRSFEKESIALIEYNTCPMNEEGIKDLDAFLVNSFNDMKEKGIRNLFIDVSRNGGGGGDEVNSLLYNKLNHQARNWQSVMYKKMPGQTKLDTVPVHQCTNIITDGYDGKVYLIQSGYTYSAAVGVAAWFKFSGRGKVIGEETGGTTAAYVYAPVHQLPNSKILYQVSNTLWKFPFGARKDQGILPDVPVSIDYSKPHFELNDLKEFLIKGDNRN encoded by the coding sequence TTACATCCGTCATGCTATTGATGGCTCCGGTCATGGGGCAGGCACAAACCGATTTATCAGCCAACAAGCCCCTTCCCGCATCCAAATACCACCTTCCTTATTTCGGAAAAGCGAAAGTATTGCCCGGTAGCCTGAGTGACGGCATCCGCTTCCGAATTGATGATGGTGCATTTACCGCCGAGGTACTCTCTGCCCGCGAGGGTGTGATCACTGTGCTAAACCGCAATGAGAAAGAGGGTGCAGTGGTCGAACTGAAACATACCGATGGCGAAACCTCCCAATACGCGCATCTGGGAGCAATAGCCCTTTCCCTGCATCTGGGCGATACGGTCAAAGCGGGGGGATTGATCGGTTTTCAGGGAAAGCTAAACAGCGATGACCCAAGCAACCAGTTGCATTTCACCATCAGAGATAAGAACAACCGTTGCGACACGATGCAATTGCGGATTATCCGCAAGATCAGTTCGGTAAAAGAGCCGGCAAAGAGTTCCGAAAATTATTCGATCGTAGCATTTCCATCCGGAAAATGTATCGACATCCCCAATGGTTCCGGTCTGAATGGCAGGGAACTCATCCTCTATGCCCGCAATGAAGGACCCAACCAGCATTGGTCACTCAAAAAAGAGGGGGATTACTACAAAATCATTTCCGAACACAACCGAAAAGCCATTACTGTGGTATTGGGCGAATCCTCTAAAAAGGCAATGATCGTTCAGGAGGATATCAAAGAGACCGATGCCCAACTCTGGACGGTGAAGGAGTTTGGTTATTTCCGTGCATTTATCTCCAAGGTGAACGGTCAGGCTTTGATCCCGGCAACCGGCGATACCCTGATGCAACTTAAACAAGCGGATGATCATACCGCCGGAGTCTGGACAATGAAACCGGCTGAAAACATATTTGCCATCAATAAAGAGACGCTTACACCCACAGAGATGAAAGCCGATCTGGACGAGTTGATTAAAACCCTGGCTAACAATCACCCGGACATGTATGCCTATACCACGAAGGAAAAATTCAATCAGGAAGTGGCCAAAGTGCGGCAGTCGATTAGCCAGCCCCTGCCGTACCGCGAGTTCTTTAGCCGGATGATCCGCCTGAATAAACTTTTTGACGGACATACGAACATTAATCCGATCGTCAATTCCCGTCAAACCATGAGTTATGCAAAATCCGGCGGACTCTTCTTCCCGCATCAGGTACGCATTGAAAACGGCAAACTCTTCCTCTCCTTCAGCCGGAATGATTCATCGAAAATAGAGATTCTCTCGATTAACCAGGTACCGGCCGGTCAAATCCTTTCCCAATTGGGCCAAACCACAAACTATGAAAAGCAGAAGATGAACGACTGGAATGTGCAAAGCAATTTTGGCCTCATTCTGCATGGAATCCTCAACATCCAGGGCCCCTGGTTTGAATACGAAACCCGCTGGAATCAATCAGGAATGAAAGCCAACACCACCGAACAGGGGATCACTGCTCAGAATCTGTTATCCGGCAACTCCCGGTACTACGACCGGAACGAGAAATTCCAGTACCGCTCTTTCGAGAAGGAGTCTATTGCCCTGATTGAATACAATACCTGCCCGATGAATGAAGAAGGTATAAAAGACCTGGACGCATTTCTGGTCAATAGCTTCAATGACATGAAAGAGAAAGGAATCCGGAATCTGTTTATTGATGTTTCCCGCAATGGCGGAGGCGGAGGTGATGAGGTGAACAGCCTTTTGTACAATAAGCTGAACCATCAGGCTCGCAACTGGCAATCGGTGATGTACAAAAAGATGCCGGGCCAGACAAAACTTGATACCGTACCGGTTCATCAATGCACCAATATAATTACCGACGGCTACGATGGCAAAGTTTATCTGATTCAGAGCGGTTACACCTATTCGGCGGCTGTAGGCGTGGCAGCCTGGTTTAAGTTCAGCGGGCGGGGAAAAGTCATCGGTGAAGAGACCGGAGGAACTACGGCTGCTTATGTTTATGCCCCCGTTCACCAGTTGCCAAACAGTAAGATCCTTTATCAGGTCTCAAATACCCTTTGGAAATTCCCCTTCGGTGCGCGAAAAGACCAGGGCATTCTCCCCGATGTTCCGGTCAGTATAGATTATTCTAAGCCTCATTTTGAACTTAATGATCTGAAAGAGTTTTTGATAAAGGGGGATAACCGGAATTAA